GCGCCCGCATGTCCTTGCGCCTCAATTCGATCTTTTATATGGGTGCCCTGCTTTACCCAGATGACCACCAAAAGGGCGAGCCGGACAATCTGATTCGCTGCATCGAGCGTATGGAAAAAGAAGGGCCGGATTTTCGCCACGACTAGGCAGAGTTACACCACAAAGGCCGGGATACCGGCGCCCAGCAGGCTGGCCGCCTGACACGACACGTCGTTGGTGCAGTACACGGAATGCCGAAACTGCGTTTTCTGTGGGGGCACCTCTGAAACGCCCTGTTTTTCAAAGGTATGCTGTTTCAGTTTTGTGCTTCTGGCATCAGATTTTTGTTTCTGGCTTCAGCTGTTGGCTGACCGCACGGCGCATCGAATTTTTGCCGCCCACACGGGATACATCCCGAAAATAAAAAGCTGGCAAAACATCGGCACAAGAGGTTTATCGGAACACTTGTCAAAGCCTTTTACGAACTTATTTCAAAAGTAGATGGCTGTCTGCATGACAGCACACCCCCAAAACAGCACCGCCCGGCATGGGGCCGCGCGGCTTCAGAACATTCAAGGAGTACCGCATGACGCGCACCCTGCATTTGCCCGACATTTCAGCCCTGCTGAAAATATCTCTGCTTCCTCTGCTGGCGGCTCTCGTGCTTATGGCCTCCCCCAGCCACGCCATGCCCGGCATGGGCAGCGGTTCCGGCGGCATGGGCGACAAATTCAGCCAGATGGATGCTGATAAAGACGGAAAGGTCAGCCGCGAAGAATTCAAGGCGCTCTTTCCCAATATGCGTGAAGAAGCCTTTGTGGCCATCGACAAGGACGGCGACGGTTTCATCTCTGTTGACGAGTGGAACGGCTTCATGAAGGAGCACTCCTCCGGCATGCGCCCCAATACAATGAATGACGGCCCCATGCCCACCGTTCCCGGCAACCCGATGATGCCAAACCCCGGCAGTGCTGAACTGCCGCTGGTCATGCCCCCCAATGGCAACTAAGCGCTCTGCATCGGCCTTTTCCGAGCCCCGGCGTTCCACTGCGAATGCCGGGGCCGCTTCTGTTTCCGGCCCGAAACTCGGGAACGGGCAGCCTCTCTTCGTGCCTATGAGCGCTGAAGAAATGCATGCGCTCGGCTGGGACAGTCTGGACGTGCTCTTTGTCACTGGCGATGCCTATGTGGACCACCCCTCGTTCGGCAGCGTTCTGCTGGCCCGGTGGCTTATCCACCACGGCTACCGCGCGGGCATAGTGGCGCAGCCACGTTGGGAAAATCCCGAAGACCTGCTTGTTATGGGCAAACCCCGCCTGTTCGCTGGCGTCAGCGCCGGGGCGCTGGACTCCCTGCTGGCCCACTATACGGCATTTCGCAAAAAGCGTCATGACGATGCCTATACTCCGGGCGGCAAAGCTGGCGCACGGCCCAACAGGGCCTGCTTGGTGTACGCCAACCTGGCCCGCCGGGCTTTTCCCGGTTTGCCCCTGGTGCTCGGCGGCATTGAAGGCAGCCTGCGCCGTGTGAGCCACTACGATTTTTGGACAGATTCGCTGCGCAAGCCCATTCTTATGGACGCCAAGGCCGATCTGCTCATCTGGGGCATGGGCGAACGCGCCACGCTGGAATGCGCACAAAGGCTTGATGCTGGCGAAGATCTGCGCGGCATCCCCGGCACTGCATGGCTCGACAAGCTGGAGCAGACGCCCGAAGGGCCGCGTCCCGCCAATCTGCCAGAAAGCATGGCCCAAGCTCCCTGTATGCCGCTGCCCAGCCACGACGAAATTTTGGCTGATCCAGTACAACTGCTGACCATGACGCAGGAACTGGAGCGCCAGGTTCACAGGCTGGATGCCTGGGCCTTTCAGCCCGTGGGCGACCGTGCGCTGGTACTGGCCCGTCCGGCTCCGCCCCTGACAACGCAGGAAATGGACGCCCTGTACGAAATTCCCTTTACCCGGCGGCCCCACCCAAGCTACCGCGAAGCCATACCTGCGGCTGAAATGATGCGCACCAGCATTACCAGCCATCGGGGATGCGGGGGCGGCTGCTCCTTCTGCTCCCTGGCCCTGCATCAGGGCCGCCGCATCAGTTCCCGGTCTGAATCTTCCGTGCTGGAAGAAGCCCGCAGGCTTGGACAGGAAAATATGGACCGCGGCAAGGGGCCAGTGGCCATTTCAGACGTGGGCGGCCCCACGGCCAACATGTGGCAGGGGTACTGCGCTCTGGACAAGGCAACGGCAGAACGCGGCTCTTTCGAAGAAGCCGCTGATGCGTTGCCCAGGGAGCGCGGTGAAAACAACGCTGCGCACGCCCCGGCAGACGCGCCAGCCAAAAGCCGCTGCCGCAGGGCCAGCTGCTGTTATCCCACTGTCTGCAAGTTTTTCACGACGCCACAGAACAAGCATGTGAGCCTGCTGCGCAAGGTGGCGGCCCTGCCTGAAGTTAAACAGGCGCGCGTTGCCAGCGGCGTGCGCGCTGACCTTGCACTGCGTGACGCCGCCGCTCTGGCTGCCTACACGGGCGAATTCACAGGCGGGCAGCTCAAGGTTGCACCGGAACACTGCGCCACAGGCGTGCTGTCGCTTATGCGCAAGCCGCCTCTGGAGGTTTTTGAAGCTTTTCTGGCAAGCTTTGTGCGTCAAAGCAAGGCTGCGGGGCGCGAGCAGTATGTGGTGCCGTACCTCATGAGCGGCTTTCCCGGCTGTACGGACGACGACATGCGCACCCTTTCCAGCTGGCTGCGCCAGCGCAATTGGAATCCGCGCCAGACGCAGTGTTTTATCCCCACGCCCGGCACCATCGCCACTGCCATGTTTTACTGTGGCAAGAACGAGGCCGGGGAAGACATTTATGTGGCCCGTACCGATGCCCAGCGGCTGCGGCAACACGGCCTGCTCATGCCCGGCAGAAGTGCGGGCGATGAAGACGGCAACCGCCCGCGCCGCAGAGACGGCCAGGATCATACCCGCAAGGATGCGGGCCGGGGTGAAGGGCGGGATGCGGGCCGGAATGCGGCCAGGGGGGCGGCCAGAGATACGGACAGGGATGCGGGCAAGCCCCGGCAACGCACGCCCGGTAATCGGGACAGCCGCGATGCCCGTCGCGGCAGGGATGCGGATCAAAGCCGCAGACCCGCCGAAAGGCCGGGCCAAAAACCCGGCAAGCAGGGTGGGCGCTCCAATGAAAACAGGCAGGATAGCCGCAAACTTCCGGCCCCTGGACGCCGCGCCTAATGAACTGAAAAGTGACGGACAAGAGAATGCTGGGTAGGAGAATATATGTCGCAAAATCTTGATGATCGGCTTACTCGCCTGGAAGAACTGACCTTCTTTCAGGAAGAGCGCATTGAAAAACTTGACGCAGCCCTCACAGCCCAGCAGATGCAACTGGACAATGTGGAGCAGGAGCTGGCAAGCGCCCGTACGGTTATTCGCGCTTTGCGCGACAAGCTGTCCCAGCAGCCGGAAAACAGCCTGCCGCCCCACTCCATGCCCGAGCGCTGGTAAGTCCCTGCAGTGCGCTTCACGCTTGGCGGTGGCGTTCGCTTGTGATGCACACTATGCGGGTACAGCAAGCTCCATTGGGTACGGTGAGGCAAACAAATTGAGGGTGCTGTCATGATAAGAAAAGCCGTGCCTGGCGACGAGGCTGCCATTCGGGAATGCGCTGACCAAGCCTTTTCGGGCTATATTCCCCTGATAGGCCGCCAACCTGCTCCAATGACAGCAGACTTTTCAGCTCAAATTGCAGCGGGCCAGATATATGTGGCTTTGAATGATGACGGCGACCTGCTGGGCTACATAGCTTTTTTCCCACAGGGCAACCATATGAACCTCGACAGTATCGCGGTGCTGCCTGCTGCTTCCGGGCGCGGCATCGGCAAAAAATTGATTACGTTCTGTGAGGGTGAAGCCAGACGCCTAGGTCTTGAGGCGGTGCATCTTTATACCAATGAAATGATGACCGCCAATCTTTCCATCTATCCTCGCCTTGGCTACGTTGAAGTTGATCGCCGCACAGACGAAGGATTTAACCGCGTTTTCTTTCAAAAAAAGTTGGCCTGAATAAAAATCAGGCGACATATATCTCTGCAAAGCCGCGACCTGTTCGCCATTTTCGGCGCTGTTACCGGACGCAACAGCAAGAGGCCCGCACTTCTAACGAAGTGCGGGCGATTTACTTGATGACACCCGCGTTTTTCCAAACCGCTGGGTACGCCGCCATCGGCGGCCATGCCGCCGGGCGGAAAGGCACGAAAACGCCTCACTTACGGCGCGGCAAAGCCGCGACCTGTTCGCCATTTTCGGTGCTGCTGCATGACGCAACAGCAAGAGGCCCGCACTTCTAACGAAGTGCGGGCCTCTTTGAACAAGTTCAACTTTGAGATCGTTACCGTTTCAGAACAGAATATTCTTACAAAGTCGAAATAAAAATAAAATATCAAAACAGGGCACGGGAGAGGAGATCCTTTTTAAAAAGAACTCCTCCCCGCAAACGTCTCAAAGTAAACGCGCTCTAGAAACCAAAACCGTCCGAATTCGAGCCAGACGCGCCAAAGCCGAAATCATCGGGCACGGCATTTTCATCAAGGGCTTCAGCCACAGCTTCGTCGCCAGAAGCAGCCAGAGCCGCGCCAGCGCCACCAGCCATAACCATACCTTTAAGGCCGTCTTTGATGGCGTCCTTGATATTCAGGAGCAGGTCGTCGTGGTTAACGGCAACCTTGCCCTGGTATTCAGCCGTCTGACGGCGCAGGCCGCCGATGTCGGCATTCAGGGTCTTGATCTTGGCTTCCAGCTCATCAACCTTTTTGGACAGAGCTTCGGCACGGGCTTCAGCGGGCTCAAGGGCGCGCACGCGCTCTTCAAAAGCAGTGGCAGCGGAGGTCTGGGCGACCATGCTGTCATAAACTTCGCCCAAAAAGTCCAGCACCTGATCCACCATAGCCTTGGTGTGACCGTCCATGCTGGGAAGGGAAACATTGTCGCCAAGCAGGCTTCTGCCGTTGTTTACAAAAGCGTCCCAAGACTGGCCTTCTTTCCATTCCAGATCCATAAACTTGGGGAAACAACGGGCCAGCCAGGTAGCGGCGAAGGGGCCCACGGCCTTGGCGCAAGTGTCACAGACAACGGTGCGTCCGGCCACAAAACCGGCGATTTCCTTTACGTCCACGCCATCCTTGCCCACCACCAGGGCAAGCACGGACTCAACAGGAAAAACTTTGCGAGCTGTATCGGACATGGCGGCCTCCTCCTCGGAGATCGTTTTTTTATTCATGAAAACTCAGTTCCAACAGTCCAAACTTTGCCGTCGTTCCCGGCCAGCATGATAGCCAGCCGGGAGCCGTCGACTAACTTCTACCGTACATGCGTGCGTACAGCAGCGCCACCGTGCGGTATACAATATGCCCGAGCTTGGACCAGGGCAGATAGGCGAAAAGCATCCACACAAACACCAGGTGCAGGTAGTACACCAGGAAGGCGGGCACAATGGCGTCCGCCAGGCGGAAGCCCTGAGCCATAACGCCCGTAAGCGCCACTACCCAGATGATGCCAAGCAGATACCAGTCGTACCAGCTGGAGCCCTGGAACTTGGGATTCAGGCGCAGACGGCGAACCGTCAGCAGGCCCAGACCCAGCAGCAGCATGAATGCGCCAATGTTGGCCAGAATCTTCACCGGGAAGGTCAGCGGCATGGGGGTTTCGATCTTGATGAGCGGAATAACCTTGCCGCCCCAGTGCCCCAAAGCCACCACAGCCGTTACAAAGGCCAGAATGGCGAAGCTCCATACCAGCAGAAGGTGTCCGTTCTTGCGATTGGGCGTTTCCTTGCCGGTAACAGGGCCGTCTTCACAATCGTTGAACTTGCGGTGCGTGATGATTTCATCCCACAGCACGTCCCACAGATGCCATATCCAGCATTTTGTCTTGCCGATAACGGTCATCTTGCCTTCAGGCTTGAAGTGCGACCACAGCTTCATAGCCCCCCGCGCCAGAATGAAC
The Desulfovibrio intestinalis DNA segment above includes these coding regions:
- a CDS encoding GNAT family N-acetyltransferase, whose protein sequence is MIRKAVPGDEAAIRECADQAFSGYIPLIGRQPAPMTADFSAQIAAGQIYVALNDDGDLLGYIAFFPQGNHMNLDSIAVLPAASGRGIGKKLITFCEGEARRLGLEAVHLYTNEMMTANLSIYPRLGYVEVDRRTDEGFNRVFFQKKLA
- the qmoC gene encoding quinone-interacting membrane-bound oxidoreductase complex subunit QmoC; this translates as MAQITIKPDLEFARALEEAGGESLKKCYQCATCSVACPLAPANAPYPRKEMVWASWGLKDKLRSDIDLWLCHNCGNCSDLCPRGAKPADLMGAARNVIYKDLTEPSIVGKWMSKPSGLPILFAIPAVLWLIVWWIRAGFNGGQWFPRAADGRIVFGQIFYGDYTIDPIFMLTFFTALFILARGAMKLWSHFKPEGKMTVIGKTKCWIWHLWDVLWDEIITHRKFNDCEDGPVTGKETPNRKNGHLLLVWSFAILAFVTAVVALGHWGGKVIPLIKIETPMPLTFPVKILANIGAFMLLLGLGLLTVRRLRLNPKFQGSSWYDWYLLGIIWVVALTGVMAQGFRLADAIVPAFLVYYLHLVFVWMLFAYLPWSKLGHIVYRTVALLYARMYGRS
- a CDS encoding SlyX family protein encodes the protein MSQNLDDRLTRLEELTFFQEERIEKLDAALTAQQMQLDNVEQELASARTVIRALRDKLSQQPENSLPPHSMPERW
- a CDS encoding DUF4200 domain-containing protein → MSDTARKVFPVESVLALVVGKDGVDVKEIAGFVAGRTVVCDTCAKAVGPFAATWLARCFPKFMDLEWKEGQSWDAFVNNGRSLLGDNVSLPSMDGHTKAMVDQVLDFLGEVYDSMVAQTSAATAFEERVRALEPAEARAEALSKKVDELEAKIKTLNADIGGLRRQTAEYQGKVAVNHDDLLLNIKDAIKDGLKGMVMAGGAGAALAASGDEAVAEALDENAVPDDFGFGASGSNSDGFGF
- a CDS encoding YgiQ family radical SAM protein produces the protein MATKRSASAFSEPRRSTANAGAASVSGPKLGNGQPLFVPMSAEEMHALGWDSLDVLFVTGDAYVDHPSFGSVLLARWLIHHGYRAGIVAQPRWENPEDLLVMGKPRLFAGVSAGALDSLLAHYTAFRKKRHDDAYTPGGKAGARPNRACLVYANLARRAFPGLPLVLGGIEGSLRRVSHYDFWTDSLRKPILMDAKADLLIWGMGERATLECAQRLDAGEDLRGIPGTAWLDKLEQTPEGPRPANLPESMAQAPCMPLPSHDEILADPVQLLTMTQELERQVHRLDAWAFQPVGDRALVLARPAPPLTTQEMDALYEIPFTRRPHPSYREAIPAAEMMRTSITSHRGCGGGCSFCSLALHQGRRISSRSESSVLEEARRLGQENMDRGKGPVAISDVGGPTANMWQGYCALDKATAERGSFEEAADALPRERGENNAAHAPADAPAKSRCRRASCCYPTVCKFFTTPQNKHVSLLRKVAALPEVKQARVASGVRADLALRDAAALAAYTGEFTGGQLKVAPEHCATGVLSLMRKPPLEVFEAFLASFVRQSKAAGREQYVVPYLMSGFPGCTDDDMRTLSSWLRQRNWNPRQTQCFIPTPGTIATAMFYCGKNEAGEDIYVARTDAQRLRQHGLLMPGRSAGDEDGNRPRRRDGQDHTRKDAGRGEGRDAGRNAARGAARDTDRDAGKPRQRTPGNRDSRDARRGRDADQSRRPAERPGQKPGKQGGRSNENRQDSRKLPAPGRRA
- a CDS encoding EF-hand domain-containing protein; this encodes MTRTLHLPDISALLKISLLPLLAALVLMASPSHAMPGMGSGSGGMGDKFSQMDADKDGKVSREEFKALFPNMREEAFVAIDKDGDGFISVDEWNGFMKEHSSGMRPNTMNDGPMPTVPGNPMMPNPGSAELPLVMPPNGN